One region of Qipengyuania gaetbuli genomic DNA includes:
- a CDS encoding PHA/PHB synthase family protein, protein MTETPDPFTNMYEAPAKLARALFAPMMGTMDAGAAAQGMLTPEDARHWGEVAAKLQGMWAQYQAEQLASPQALVPYFDPARWMALATDWYRQMPLAQADQQKALMEEGMKLWEDVLGQYGLGPKAAEHAGGDVQLPRKDRRFADEKWRAHPAFALIHQTYLFLAERVAEMVDKAEGLNPQQREQLRFTTRAITEAASPANFPLTNPVVMERTLETRGDNLVKGMEHLLADMRRGQLSHTDASAFRLGENIATTPGKVVHETPLCQLIQYAPVTDKVMKTPLIIFPPWINRFYILDLNAKKSFVKWAVEEGLTVFMVSWKSADASMKDVVWDDYVRAQMDAIDHVRDRLDVRSVHAIGYCVAGTTLAATLAILHRREQQDKVKSATFFTAQVDFEKAGELLNFIDDQQLGAIKALSPDGYLDGRYMAATFNLLRGTDLIWNYVVNNYLLGEDYPAFDLLHWNGDVTNLPAKWHQQYLRDLYRDNRLVEGDALTVDNTPVDLGRVATPTYVQAGKEDHIAPAESVWRITEHFKGPIKFVLAGSGHIAGVVNPPEAGKYQYWTNDGSPRSLAEFREGAVEHPGSWWPDWIDWLREQDSETVPATGKRKPGSKGDKVIEDAPGRYVATR, encoded by the coding sequence ATGACCGAGACGCCCGACCCCTTCACCAACATGTACGAAGCCCCTGCCAAGCTCGCGCGCGCACTCTTCGCGCCGATGATGGGGACGATGGATGCAGGGGCGGCCGCGCAAGGCATGTTGACGCCCGAGGATGCGCGCCACTGGGGCGAAGTCGCCGCCAAGCTGCAGGGCATGTGGGCACAGTACCAAGCCGAACAGCTTGCCAGCCCGCAGGCGCTGGTGCCCTATTTCGACCCGGCGCGCTGGATGGCGCTGGCGACCGACTGGTACCGCCAGATGCCGCTGGCCCAGGCCGACCAGCAGAAGGCTCTCATGGAAGAGGGCATGAAGCTTTGGGAAGACGTGCTGGGGCAATACGGCCTCGGCCCGAAGGCTGCCGAACACGCGGGCGGTGATGTCCAGCTGCCGCGCAAGGACCGCCGTTTCGCCGACGAGAAATGGCGCGCCCATCCGGCCTTTGCGCTGATCCACCAGACCTACCTGTTCCTCGCCGAACGGGTGGCCGAGATGGTCGACAAGGCCGAAGGGCTCAATCCGCAGCAGCGCGAACAGCTTCGCTTCACAACGCGCGCGATCACCGAGGCGGCCAGTCCCGCGAACTTCCCGCTTACCAACCCCGTGGTCATGGAACGCACGCTGGAAACCCGGGGCGACAACCTCGTGAAAGGCATGGAGCACCTGCTCGCCGACATGCGCCGCGGCCAGCTGTCGCACACCGATGCGAGCGCTTTCCGGCTCGGCGAGAACATCGCGACCACGCCGGGCAAGGTGGTTCACGAAACGCCGCTCTGCCAGCTGATCCAGTACGCGCCTGTGACCGACAAGGTCATGAAGACGCCGCTGATCATCTTCCCGCCGTGGATCAACCGGTTCTACATCCTCGACCTCAACGCGAAGAAGAGCTTCGTGAAATGGGCCGTCGAAGAGGGTTTGACGGTGTTCATGGTCAGCTGGAAATCTGCCGACGCCAGCATGAAAGACGTGGTCTGGGACGATTACGTTCGCGCCCAGATGGACGCCATCGACCACGTGCGCGATCGGCTCGATGTGCGCAGCGTCCACGCGATCGGATATTGCGTCGCCGGCACGACGCTGGCCGCGACCCTCGCCATCCTCCACCGCCGTGAACAGCAGGACAAGGTGAAGAGCGCGACCTTCTTCACCGCGCAGGTCGATTTCGAGAAGGCAGGCGAACTGCTCAACTTCATCGACGACCAGCAGCTTGGTGCGATCAAGGCGCTCTCGCCCGACGGCTATCTCGACGGGCGCTACATGGCAGCGACCTTCAACCTGTTGCGCGGCACGGACCTGATCTGGAACTACGTCGTCAACAATTACCTGCTGGGCGAGGACTATCCGGCCTTCGACCTGCTGCACTGGAACGGCGACGTGACCAATCTGCCGGCCAAGTGGCACCAGCAGTATTTGCGCGACCTTTACCGCGACAACCGCCTTGTCGAAGGCGATGCGCTCACCGTCGACAACACGCCGGTCGACCTCGGCCGGGTTGCCACGCCGACCTATGTCCAGGCAGGCAAGGAAGACCATATCGCGCCGGCCGAAAGCGTCTGGCGCATCACCGAACACTTCAAGGGGCCGATAAAATTCGTGCTCGCAGGCTCAGGGCATATTGCAGGCGTGGTCAATCCGCCCGAGGCGGGGAAATACCAGTACTGGACTAATGACGGCTCGCCCCGCAGCCTGGCCGAATTCCGCGAGGGCGCGGTGGAGCATCCGGGCAGCTGGTGGCCGGACTGGATCGACTGGCTGCGCGAACAGGACAGCGAAACCGTGCCCGCAACCGGCAAGCGAAAGCCCGGTAGCAAGGGCGACAAGGTGATCGAGGACGCCCCGGGACGCTACGTCGCCACGCGCTAA
- a CDS encoding helix-turn-helix domain-containing protein: MWRLAECPGEQVGKEALLTDVWRLRHEPETNSLEVHVSRLRAKLAVSGLAWLVQTHPDGGYCLSTEGGASFKAFARDRRAALDSGAMITQERRLSRESIVESHVQQPRYD; the protein is encoded by the coding sequence ATGTGGCGGCTGGCAGAATGTCCCGGCGAACAGGTCGGCAAGGAAGCGCTGTTGACCGATGTCTGGCGGCTGCGGCACGAGCCGGAGACGAATTCGCTTGAGGTACATGTCTCGCGCCTGCGGGCCAAGCTGGCGGTGTCCGGCCTCGCCTGGCTCGTCCAGACGCACCCCGACGGCGGCTATTGCCTGAGCACGGAAGGGGGCGCGAGCTTCAAGGCCTTTGCGCGTGACAGGCGTGCGGCGCTGGACAGCGGGGCGATGATAACGCAGGAACGCAGGCTCTCGAGAGAAAGCATTGTGGAGTCCCATGTCCAGCAACCGCGTTACGATTGA
- a CDS encoding LL-diaminopimelate aminotransferase — MSDEFYRIKRMPPYVIAEVNAMRHAARQAGRDIIDLGMGNPDQPPPQHVIDKLCEVANKPDAHGYSQSKGIPGLRRAQANYYKRRFGVDLDPASEVVVTMGSKEGLSSMATAISAPGDVILAPSPAYPIHTYGFMIAGATIRSVPTTPDERYWRALDNAMLYTVPRPTVLVVNYPSNPTAETVDLAFYERLVDWARDNKVWVLSDLAYSELYYDGKPTRSILEVPGAKDVAVEFTSMSKTFSMAGWRIGFCVGNQKLVAALTRVKSYLDYGAFTPIQAAACAALNGPQDVVEENRLRYQHRRDVMVESFTRAGWAIPNPPASMFTWAKLPPGFEDMGSLEFSKQLLEHAGVAVAAGVGFGEEGEGHVRIAMVENEQRIRQAARNIKKFLAERGK; from the coding sequence ATGTCCGACGAATTCTACCGCATCAAACGCATGCCTCCCTATGTCATCGCCGAAGTGAACGCGATGCGGCATGCCGCGCGGCAGGCGGGGCGCGACATTATCGACCTTGGCATGGGCAATCCCGACCAGCCGCCGCCGCAGCACGTGATCGACAAACTGTGCGAAGTGGCGAACAAGCCCGATGCGCATGGCTATTCGCAGTCGAAGGGCATTCCGGGGCTGCGCCGCGCGCAGGCCAACTATTACAAGCGTCGCTTCGGCGTAGACCTCGATCCGGCGAGCGAGGTCGTGGTGACCATGGGGTCGAAGGAAGGCCTGTCGTCAATGGCCACCGCGATCAGCGCGCCGGGCGATGTTATCCTCGCTCCGAGCCCCGCCTATCCGATCCATACCTATGGCTTCATGATTGCCGGAGCTACGATCCGCAGCGTCCCGACCACTCCCGACGAACGCTACTGGCGCGCGCTGGACAACGCGATGCTCTACACCGTCCCGCGCCCGACAGTGCTGGTGGTGAACTATCCCAGCAATCCCACGGCAGAGACGGTCGACCTCGCCTTCTACGAGCGACTGGTCGACTGGGCGCGAGACAACAAGGTCTGGGTGCTGTCAGACCTCGCCTATTCCGAACTATATTACGACGGCAAGCCGACCCGCTCGATCCTCGAAGTGCCGGGGGCGAAAGACGTGGCGGTGGAATTCACCTCCATGTCCAAGACCTTCTCGATGGCCGGCTGGCGGATCGGGTTCTGTGTCGGCAACCAGAAGCTGGTCGCTGCGCTGACGCGGGTGAAGAGCTATCTCGACTACGGCGCGTTTACGCCGATCCAGGCCGCTGCCTGCGCCGCTCTGAACGGCCCGCAGGACGTGGTCGAGGAAAACCGCCTGCGCTACCAGCACCGCCGCGACGTGATGGTCGAGAGCTTCACCCGGGCCGGCTGGGCCATCCCCAATCCGCCTGCCAGCATGTTCACCTGGGCCAAGCTGCCGCCGGGCTTCGAGGACATGGGAAGCCTCGAATTCTCCAAGCAATTGCTGGAGCACGCCGGTGTGGCAGTGGCGGCGGGTGTCGGCTTCGGCGAAGAGGGCGAAGGCCATGTCCGCATCGCCATGGTAGAGAACGAACAGCGCATCCGGCAGGCCGCGCGCAACATCAAGAAGTTCCTCGCCGAGCGGGGGAAATGA
- the lptG gene encoding LPS export ABC transporter permease LptG — MQLAFFPSRTLTTYLAKLFVVRILAVLIMLVLVLMMLDLLSNSGKILAVEGNGQGELLTYAGLRIPQLIQRFLPYSVLLATLISLVTLNQNSEVIAMKAAGLSAHQVLAPLLLTAAIVGGASFVFNERVVTRATATLKAWEAAEYGPIPEESNVRANVYLTDGENVLTAAQLAGSGNAIAMRKVTWYRRSPEGAIMEQVVADRATYAAPGWKLEDVERFEVATATSRKEDELLVGEGLTPDQIDLARIDPDAVPFWELGASIDAYEEAGRRTGELRAKWWHKLSGPLSSFLMPLLGAVAAFGLARSGQLFLRAIIGMALGFAYFVVDNAALAMGSFGGYPPFLAAWAPFFLFLLIGETVLIRTEE; from the coding sequence ATGCAGCTCGCATTCTTTCCCTCGCGCACGCTGACGACCTATCTGGCCAAGCTCTTCGTGGTCCGCATCCTTGCAGTGCTGATCATGCTCGTGCTCGTTCTCATGATGCTCGATCTGTTGTCGAACAGCGGCAAGATCCTTGCGGTGGAGGGGAACGGGCAAGGCGAACTTCTCACCTATGCCGGGCTCAGGATACCGCAACTGATCCAGCGCTTCCTGCCTTATTCGGTTCTGCTGGCGACGCTGATCAGCCTCGTCACGCTCAACCAGAACAGCGAGGTCATCGCGATGAAGGCCGCGGGCCTGTCGGCCCACCAGGTGCTGGCCCCGCTGCTGCTGACCGCAGCGATCGTGGGCGGAGCCAGCTTCGTCTTCAACGAGCGCGTCGTGACCCGCGCAACGGCCACGCTCAAGGCATGGGAGGCGGCGGAATACGGCCCGATCCCCGAGGAATCGAACGTCCGCGCCAACGTCTACCTGACCGACGGCGAGAACGTCCTCACCGCAGCGCAGCTGGCAGGATCAGGCAACGCAATCGCCATGCGCAAGGTCACCTGGTACCGCCGCAGCCCCGAAGGCGCGATCATGGAACAGGTCGTCGCGGACCGCGCGACCTATGCCGCCCCCGGCTGGAAGCTGGAGGACGTGGAACGCTTCGAAGTGGCGACCGCGACCTCGCGCAAGGAAGACGAATTGCTCGTCGGCGAAGGCCTTACCCCCGACCAGATCGACCTCGCGCGGATCGATCCCGACGCGGTCCCTTTCTGGGAACTGGGCGCCTCGATCGACGCCTACGAGGAAGCCGGTCGCCGCACCGGGGAACTGCGCGCCAAGTGGTGGCACAAACTTTCCGGCCCGCTGTCCTCCTTCCTGATGCCGCTGCTGGGCGCGGTGGCCGCGTTCGGCCTTGCGCGATCGGGCCAGCTGTTCCTGCGCGCGATCATCGGCATGGCGCTGGGCTTTGCCTATTTCGTGGTCGACAATGCCGCTCTGGCGATGGGAAGCTTTGGCGGCTACCCGCCTTTCCTTGCCGCCTGGGCACCGTTCTTCCTGTTCCTGCTGATCGGCGAGACCGTGCTGATCCGCACAGAGGAATGA
- the clpS gene encoding ATP-dependent Clp protease adapter ClpS, translating into MTKPILTFPIFAAQDGDDPREGDGQVGIATKTRAKPKKPSQYKVLLLNDDYTPMEFVVIVLKRFFRMDMEEATRVMLHVHQKGVGVCGIFPYEVAETKVNQVMDFARENQHPLQCTLEKA; encoded by the coding sequence ATGACCAAACCGATCCTCACCTTCCCGATTTTCGCTGCACAGGACGGCGATGACCCGCGCGAGGGTGACGGTCAGGTCGGCATCGCCACCAAGACCCGCGCCAAGCCGAAGAAACCCAGCCAGTACAAGGTGCTGCTACTCAACGACGACTACACGCCGATGGAATTCGTCGTGATCGTGCTGAAGCGTTTCTTCCGCATGGACATGGAAGAGGCGACCCGCGTGATGCTGCACGTCCACCAGAAGGGCGTCGGCGTATGCGGCATTTTCCCGTACGAGGTCGCCGAAACCAAGGTGAACCAGGTGATGGATTTCGCCCGCGAGAACCAGCACCCGCTCCAGTGCACGCTCGAGAAGGCGTGA
- a CDS encoding fatty acid desaturase family protein — protein MNAEQTISADSAAPLRDGRGWHSQIADDKAMLRAARDLTKDIADHRAAIYWTDMVGSAVAGYAALAGAILVDNTAVAVALAVVSVLALYRALLFIHEISHFRNGALPGFRAAWNLFVGIPMLTPSFMYEQVHTLHHKRTQYGTIEDPEYLPLALMKPWSLPLFVIIAILAPVALLIRFTVLVPLGAIIPAIRRLTWQRASALAINPDFRRRAPEGDLAPRVLLQEAGGFVWSWLLIGSVFAFGWKPLLIALGVASAVALLNQLRTLVAHLWENEGEAMTVTAQFLDSVNVPPPGFIAEIWAPVGLRYHALHHLMPSMPYHSLPEAHRRLARELGESSTYHGANHSGMGVLVARIARSTMGRR, from the coding sequence ATGAACGCCGAACAGACCATTTCTGCCGATAGTGCCGCGCCCCTGCGCGATGGCCGCGGCTGGCATTCGCAAATCGCCGACGACAAGGCGATGCTGCGCGCCGCACGCGACCTGACCAAGGACATCGCCGATCACCGCGCCGCCATCTACTGGACCGACATGGTCGGCTCTGCCGTGGCGGGCTATGCCGCGCTGGCAGGGGCGATTTTGGTGGACAATACCGCTGTCGCTGTCGCGCTGGCAGTGGTCTCGGTTCTCGCGCTCTACCGCGCATTGCTCTTCATCCACGAGATTTCGCATTTCCGGAACGGCGCGCTGCCCGGCTTCCGTGCGGCGTGGAACCTCTTCGTCGGCATTCCCATGCTGACGCCGTCCTTCATGTACGAACAGGTGCACACGCTGCACCACAAGCGCACGCAGTACGGCACGATCGAGGATCCGGAATATTTGCCGCTCGCCCTCATGAAGCCGTGGAGCCTGCCGCTTTTCGTGATCATCGCGATCCTCGCCCCGGTCGCCCTGCTGATCCGCTTTACGGTTCTGGTGCCGCTTGGCGCGATTATCCCTGCGATCCGCCGCCTGACCTGGCAGCGGGCCAGTGCGCTCGCCATCAATCCGGATTTCCGCCGCCGCGCGCCCGAAGGTGATCTTGCGCCGCGCGTCCTGCTGCAGGAGGCAGGCGGTTTCGTCTGGTCGTGGCTGCTGATCGGCAGCGTTTTCGCATTCGGTTGGAAGCCGCTGCTGATTGCGCTGGGCGTGGCCTCGGCCGTCGCGCTGTTGAACCAATTGCGGACGCTTGTGGCGCACTTGTGGGAGAACGAAGGCGAGGCGATGACCGTTACCGCCCAGTTCCTCGACAGCGTCAACGTGCCGCCGCCCGGCTTCATCGCGGAGATCTGGGCGCCGGTGGGCTTGCGCTATCACGCGCTGCATCACCTGATGCCCTCGATGCCCTACCACTCGCTGCCCGAGGCGCATCGCCGCCTTGCGCGCGAACTGGGCGAAAGCTCGACCTACCACGGTGCCAACCACTCCGGCATGGGCGTGCTCGTGGCCCGCATCGCCCGCAGCACGATGGGCCGCCGCTAG
- a CDS encoding GNAT family N-acetyltransferase, whose translation MSDFSIRLARVEDAAHLPEIELAAGRLFLNFEGLAGVAGMHAIPAEKQASLIRKGHSLVAEAEGRLVGFISTEPFRRELHIREFSVHPDMQRRGVGSVLLRALGIDAHNSGFASLTLTTFLDVPWNAPFYARHGFETVSNLDAHPRLKADIEQEVAHGLPRERRCAMIRFLG comes from the coding sequence ATGAGCGACTTCTCGATCAGGCTCGCGCGGGTCGAGGATGCGGCACATCTACCCGAAATCGAACTGGCGGCCGGCAGGCTGTTCCTGAATTTCGAAGGATTGGCCGGCGTCGCTGGCATGCACGCTATCCCCGCAGAGAAACAGGCTTCGCTGATCCGCAAGGGGCACTCCTTGGTCGCTGAGGCCGAAGGCCGCCTGGTCGGCTTTATCTCGACCGAACCGTTCCGCCGCGAGCTGCATATCCGCGAATTCTCGGTCCATCCAGACATGCAGCGTCGGGGCGTCGGCTCGGTCCTGCTACGAGCGCTAGGTATCGACGCGCACAACAGCGGTTTCGCGTCGCTGACGCTTACCACCTTTTTGGACGTGCCGTGGAATGCCCCCTTCTACGCCCGCCACGGGTTCGAGACGGTCAGCAACCTCGATGCGCACCCCAGGCTCAAGGCGGATATTGAACAGGAAGTCGCGCACGGCCTCCCGCGCGAGCGTCGCTGCGCGATGATACGGTTTCTCGGATAG
- a CDS encoding transglutaminase-like cysteine peptidase yields the protein MDKFIKSRPRAVLVAATGLCLACPSLLLAGSEAPVLPLPSPIAAPDPIEECQADVAFVMPATGFAFTLPPLDTAAAAQPCEPFEPPIPTRPAAPSLFRMVALPVGSIAAPMGNWEAARMIAIGEQAGPWNEFLAQGDRFGADNPLGAVNRWVNWRVRYVDDKRGDEWSAAPTTLARGYGDCEDFALAKMALLQELGIPADDMFLVLLRDRAQGEHAVLAVRLDGRFHVLDNRTDKVLPAERIEDYTPIMSYSGAFAWTYGKPAG from the coding sequence ATGGACAAATTCATTAAATCGAGGCCGCGCGCGGTGCTGGTTGCAGCGACAGGCTTGTGCCTCGCTTGTCCGTCGCTGCTTCTTGCCGGATCGGAGGCCCCGGTCCTGCCCCTGCCCAGCCCGATTGCCGCGCCCGATCCCATTGAGGAGTGTCAGGCGGACGTAGCATTCGTCATGCCTGCTACCGGCTTTGCGTTTACCCTTCCCCCACTGGACACCGCCGCTGCAGCGCAGCCCTGCGAACCATTTGAGCCGCCGATACCGACCAGGCCGGCCGCACCCAGCCTTTTTCGGATGGTAGCCCTGCCGGTCGGCAGCATCGCTGCACCAATGGGCAACTGGGAAGCCGCACGCATGATTGCGATCGGCGAACAGGCAGGGCCCTGGAATGAATTCCTTGCACAGGGCGACCGGTTTGGAGCGGACAACCCGCTGGGAGCGGTCAATCGCTGGGTCAATTGGCGCGTTCGTTATGTCGACGACAAGCGCGGTGACGAATGGTCCGCCGCACCAACGACCCTTGCCCGCGGCTATGGCGATTGCGAGGATTTTGCCCTCGCCAAGATGGCCCTGCTGCAAGAGCTCGGCATTCCTGCGGATGACATGTTCCTGGTCCTGTTGCGCGATCGCGCACAGGGCGAACACGCGGTCCTGGCAGTCAGGCTGGACGGACGCTTCCACGTGCTCGACAACCGGACGGACAAGGTCCTCCCTGCTGAACGGATCGAGGACTACACACCCATCATGAGTTATTCCGGCGCATTCGCCTGGACCTACGGCAAACCGGCCGGCTGA
- a CDS encoding crotonase/enoyl-CoA hydratase family protein, which produces MSSNRVTIELADNGVAQVRLNRPDKMNALDPAMFDAIIDAGEQLRTMKGLRAVVLAGEGRSFCAGLDISSFTAAPDGERKPLTERTHGNANKFQEVAMTWRKCPVPVIGAVHGVCFGGGLQIASGADIRVVHPASRMAIMEMKWGLVPDMGGYALWRGLVRDDVLRELVYTNREFSGEDAKDYGLATFVSEDPLGKANDIAAEIANRNPEAIRGAKRLSEAMVEQSGDEILMAESVEQAAVMRRPNQVEAVMAGMQKRVPNFTDA; this is translated from the coding sequence ATGTCCAGCAACCGCGTTACGATTGAGCTTGCCGACAACGGCGTTGCCCAGGTCCGTCTGAACCGCCCCGACAAGATGAACGCACTCGATCCGGCGATGTTCGATGCCATCATCGACGCAGGTGAACAGCTGCGCACCATGAAGGGCCTGCGTGCAGTGGTTCTCGCGGGCGAGGGGCGCAGCTTCTGTGCCGGACTCGACATTTCCAGCTTCACTGCCGCGCCCGATGGCGAGCGCAAGCCGCTGACCGAACGCACGCACGGAAACGCGAACAAGTTCCAGGAAGTCGCCATGACCTGGCGCAAGTGCCCGGTGCCCGTGATCGGGGCGGTCCACGGCGTCTGTTTCGGCGGGGGCCTGCAGATCGCCAGCGGAGCCGACATCCGCGTGGTTCATCCGGCCAGCCGCATGGCGATCATGGAGATGAAATGGGGCCTGGTGCCCGACATGGGCGGCTATGCCCTGTGGCGCGGGCTGGTCCGGGACGATGTCCTGCGCGAGCTGGTCTACACCAATCGCGAATTCTCTGGCGAGGATGCCAAGGATTATGGCCTCGCGACCTTCGTGAGCGAGGACCCGCTTGGCAAGGCGAACGACATCGCTGCCGAAATTGCCAACCGCAATCCCGAAGCCATTCGCGGTGCCAAGCGCCTGTCTGAAGCGATGGTCGAGCAGTCGGGAGATGAAATCCTGATGGCGGAAAGCGTCGAGCAGGCAGCCGTAATGCGCAGGCCGAACCAGGTCGAGGCAGTCATGGCAGGGATGCAGAAAAGGGTGCCGAACTTCACGGATGCCTGA
- a CDS encoding LptF/LptG family permease, with product MFKFIPAIDRYIFRLVVVPMLGVFALAASLLTLDKMLRLLDFVAVEGGPIGVVFKMLATLVPEYASLAIPLGLLLGILLAFRKLATTSELDVFRAVGLSYGRLLRIPFLITAFLMAVNVALVFFVQPVSRFTYERLEYELRSGALGASIKVGEFTTLADRMALRIEQSEDDGRKLMGIFARVANTKGQVLSISAQEGAFLATTDDPDTIILRLTNGTIVQDTGSQTPRVLTFTRHDLPIDLPAIEEFRDRGEDEREYILPELLRIGWADNQTETKRDASQASFNFRLVEVVMMALMPLLAVSLGIPPKRSTSALGVFLSIIMVVAYHKINQYGEDVAALGLADPILALWGPFVVFAALILWMYWRVAHVPGGQAIGALENWFAKISKRIGKLFRRRRRPLIDDPMTAEG from the coding sequence GTGTTCAAATTCATCCCCGCCATCGACCGCTACATCTTCCGGCTGGTAGTCGTGCCGATGCTGGGCGTGTTCGCGCTCGCCGCCTCGCTGCTCACGCTCGACAAGATGCTCCGCCTGCTCGACTTCGTTGCGGTGGAAGGCGGCCCGATCGGTGTGGTGTTCAAGATGCTGGCGACGCTGGTGCCCGAATACGCCAGCCTCGCGATCCCGCTAGGCCTGCTGCTCGGCATCCTGCTGGCATTCCGCAAGCTGGCGACGACGAGCGAGCTCGACGTCTTCCGCGCCGTCGGCCTCAGCTACGGCCGTCTGCTGCGCATCCCCTTTCTCATCACCGCATTCCTGATGGCGGTGAACGTGGCGCTGGTGTTCTTCGTGCAGCCGGTCAGCCGCTTCACTTACGAACGGCTCGAATACGAGCTGCGTTCGGGCGCGCTGGGCGCATCGATCAAGGTGGGCGAGTTCACCACCCTTGCCGACCGCATGGCCCTGCGGATCGAGCAGAGCGAGGACGACGGACGCAAGCTGATGGGCATCTTCGCCCGCGTTGCCAACACCAAGGGGCAGGTTCTTTCGATCTCCGCACAGGAAGGCGCTTTCCTGGCGACCACCGACGATCCGGACACGATCATTCTGCGCCTGACCAACGGCACGATCGTGCAGGACACCGGCAGCCAGACGCCGCGCGTGCTCACCTTCACCCGCCACGACCTGCCCATCGACCTCCCTGCAATCGAGGAATTCCGCGACCGCGGCGAGGACGAGCGCGAATATATCCTGCCCGAGCTGCTCCGTATCGGCTGGGCCGACAACCAGACGGAGACCAAGCGCGATGCCAGCCAGGCAAGCTTCAATTTCCGCCTGGTCGAGGTGGTCATGATGGCCTTGATGCCCTTGCTGGCGGTGTCGCTGGGCATTCCGCCCAAGCGATCCACGAGCGCGCTGGGCGTCTTCCTGTCGATCATCATGGTCGTCGCCTATCACAAGATAAACCAGTACGGGGAGGACGTCGCCGCGCTGGGACTTGCCGATCCGATCCTGGCGCTGTGGGGGCCATTCGTCGTCTTCGCCGCACTGATATTGTGGATGTACTGGCGCGTGGCGCATGTCCCGGGCGGACAGGCCATTGGCGCGCTGGAAAACTGGTTCGCCAAGATATCCAAGCGCATCGGCAAGCTGTTCCGCAGGCGGCGGAGGCCGCTGATCGACGACCCCATGACGGCGGAGGGCTGA
- a CDS encoding phasin family protein: MADSQSKIDAAAEKAFAEAAEKKTAEAVNTKAVEKAVEADKSAPVKTEAVAKAVAAPAKKAPVAKKKAAPAKAKKVAAKKAPAKKAAVKKVAAKKAAPKKTAAAKKPATTKTTPISKLKDTIMATAKTAKTTDYTAKAKELAADVQTRAKAAYDKGAEMTQDVVEFQKGNLEALVASGKILASGMQDMGRTYVEEAKSAAETVQADVKKFAAVKSPTELFQLQGEIARRNFDAMVSTTSKNTEAMVKLANEAFAPLSSRFSLAAEKVRKAA, translated from the coding sequence ATGGCTGACAGCCAGAGCAAGATCGATGCCGCTGCCGAGAAGGCGTTTGCCGAAGCTGCGGAGAAGAAGACTGCGGAAGCAGTGAACACCAAGGCCGTCGAAAAGGCGGTCGAGGCCGACAAGTCTGCACCGGTGAAGACCGAAGCGGTCGCCAAGGCGGTTGCCGCTCCGGCGAAGAAGGCTCCGGTTGCCAAGAAGAAGGCTGCTCCGGCCAAGGCCAAGAAGGTCGCTGCCAAGAAGGCTCCGGCAAAGAAGGCCGCTGTGAAGAAGGTTGCCGCCAAGAAGGCTGCACCGAAGAAGACGGCCGCTGCCAAGAAGCCCGCGACCACAAAGACCACCCCGATTTCCAAGTTGAAGGATACCATCATGGCTACTGCCAAGACCGCAAAGACCACCGACTATACCGCCAAGGCGAAGGAACTGGCTGCCGACGTGCAGACCCGCGCTAAGGCTGCCTACGACAAGGGTGCAGAAATGACCCAGGACGTAGTCGAATTCCAGAAGGGCAACCTCGAAGCTCTCGTTGCCTCGGGCAAGATCCTTGCTTCGGGCATGCAGGACATGGGCCGCACCTACGTCGAGGAAGCCAAGTCGGCTGCCGAGACCGTCCAGGCCGACGTCAAGAAGTTCGCCGCCGTGAAGTCGCCGACCGAGCTGTTCCAGCTCCAGGGTGAAATCGCTCGCCGCAACTTCGATGCCATGGTTTCGACCACCTCGAAGAACACGGAAGCCATGGTCAAGCTGGCCAACGAAGCTTTCGCTCCGCTCTCGAGCCGCTTCAGCCTCGCAGCCGAGAAGGTTCGCAAGGCCGCCTAA